The following coding sequences lie in one Agelaius phoeniceus isolate bAgePho1 unplaced genomic scaffold, bAgePho1.hap1 Scaffold_110, whole genome shotgun sequence genomic window:
- the LOC143692985 gene encoding olfactory receptor 14J1-like, protein MSNSSSIRHFLLLALADTRQLQLLHFCLLLGISLAALLGNGLIISAVACGHHLHTPMFFFLLNLALADLGSICTTVPKAMHNSLWDTSNISYAGCAAQLFFFAFFISAEYFLLTIMCYDRYVSICKPLHYGTLLGSRACAHMAAAAWASGFLTALLLTANTFSLPLCHGNALGQFFCEIPQILKLSCSKSYLRELGFIPVSTCLSFGCFVFIVFSYVQIFRAVLRIPSEQGRHKAFSTCLPHLAVISLFLSTVIFAHLKRPSMSSPSLDLSLSVLYSVVPPALNPLIYSLRNQELKAAVWRLMTGCFQKH, encoded by the coding sequence atgtccaacagcagctccatcaggcacttcctgctgctggcattggcagacacgcggcagctgcagctcctgcacttctgcctcttgctgggcatctccctggctgccctcctgggcaacggcctcatcatcagcgctgtagcctgcggccaccacctgcacacgcccatgttcttcttcctgctcaacctggccctcgctgacctgggctccatctgcaccactgtccccaaagccatgcacaattccctctgggacaccagcaacatctcctatgcaggatgtgctgcacagctctttttttttgcttttttcatctcagcagagtatttcctcctgaccatcatgtgctacgaccgctacgtgtccatctgcaaacccctgcactatggaaccctcctgggcagcagagcttgtgcccacatggcagcagctgcctgggccagtggctttctcactgctctgctactcacagccaatacattttccctgcccctgtgccatggcaatgccctgggccagttcttctgtgaaatcccacagatcctcaagctctcctgttCCAAATCCTATCTGAGGGAACTTGGGTTCATTCCAGTTAGTACCTGCTTAtcatttggttgttttgtgttcattgttttctcctatgtgcagatcttcagggctgtgctgaggatcccctctgagcagggacggcacaaagccttttccacctgcctgcctcacctggctgtcatctccctgttcctcagcacagTCATCTTTGCTCACCTGAAacgcccctccatgtcctccccatccctggatctgtccctgtcagttctgtactcggtggtgcctccagccctgaaccccctcatctacagcctgaggaaccaggagctcaaggctgcagtgtggagactgatgactggatgctttcagaaacattaa